ATATTGGCTATTCAAATCTCCAAAACCTACTATGATATTATTTAGCTTAGCTACATATGTCTTGTTTCGACTTAATCCCAATAACCATCTGTCTCTATCGGGATTAGCTATACCCCATGCATCCAACTGGTTTTTGGAATAATCTCTAGCATTGACTGAATGAATGGTATTATAAAATAAATCCAATATTTCTTCTAAATCTCTACTCTCAAATTCTGCTATAATTATATTATGTTTCATAAATCATTAACCCTATCTTTCTTCTGTCATTAATAAATTAATGTCTAGATTAAATTATTTCATGTTAAAGATTATAACATTTTTTGTACTTATATATAA
This DNA window, taken from Vallitalea longa, encodes the following:
- a CDS encoding GNAT family N-acetyltransferase; translation: MKHNIIIAEFESRDLEEILDLFYNTIHSVNARDYSKNQLDAWGIANPDRDRWLLGLSRNKTYVAKLNNIIVGFGDLNSQYYIDRLYTHKDYQNIGIGTSIVEMLEEDAIQLGYRKVYTEASITAKAFFLSKGYTVVTRQNKHHNGEVFINYIMEKKLV